CTCAAAACATGGTTTTGAGGTTGTAAATGAAACTGACGAAGTCAGTAACCATACAATAAGGCAAGGTGAAGCTGACGTGGTTTGAAGAGATTTTCGAAGAGTATTACTGTTTCATAGCTCACATCTAGCATAACTAAAAACAGATTCTTCCATCTATCACGGAAAAATCTGTCATTGACTTACTGATTTAGAAAAAAATTCAACCACAGCTTGCGAACCTCATCTTTGCTGGTTTCTCTGTATTTTTTTAGTTCCAAGAATGCTATTTTGACTAGTATTGGTGATGGTCTTATAACAGCGCCTCAAACTCAGCGACGGTCATTCCCAGCTGCTCACTCGCAACCTCTGAAGTCAGAAGACCTTGGCGAACCATATCTAAGAAGGCAAAGAGTTTTCCACGCTCTAAACCTTGTTCAATACCTTCTTCCCTAGCAGTTTCCAAGGCATAGTCCTGTGCTAACAAGGCTTGTTCTTCACGCATACGTAGTTGACTAAACATTTTCCTGTCCTCCTCGGACCAGCTCTTGTAGTCCAGCAGTTGGTCTGCTTGGCTGATAGCTCGCTCGGGTTGCTGGGTAAAGGGTTTGTTCCCGAAAAACTCCAACCACGGTTTGCGAACGCTATCCTTGCTGGTTTCTTTGTATTTTTTTAGTTCCAAGAACGCCATCTTGACTAGATGATTTTCTTGTCCATTGTTTGTGATGGTTAAGACCTCACCTGTCGTATCTTCGCGCATACTAAAGCTATGAAAAGCCAAATCATCTGAGAAGTAATTGCTATCCACGATAGCAATAGCATAAACTGGTGCGATGTGTTTGTAACTTTGATGTGTGTCGCCTTCTTGTTGGCGAATTTTTTCGAGATTTTGATTGACCTGACTGCACAAATAAGCCCACAGGCGATTAATGAAAAAATTCTGATGATGCACCTGAATCTCAATGATTACTTGAGTTCCATTATCCAACTCCGCCAAAACGTCTATACTGGTATAGAAATCCTGCGCCGAGTACGGCAGGGAAGGCAAGACATGAATATTGCTTCCCTCCAAAATCGTCACATTTTTTGCTGGTAAATCCAGCATATCGCGGATAAATTGACAAGTGATTTCCGGATTGCTAAAGATTTTTTTAGCCACCAAGTCATTGGTTGGGCTGATACCCGGATGTCTGAGAATCATCCTTTTCCTCCTTTTATTATATCACAGTTTTAAATCTAGGTTTACTAGATTCACTGCTACTATCTATTTATTCGGAAAAAAATGGATAAATGAAATAGAAAATAAGAAACTAGGATAGAGGATAAACGCTAAATTATCAGTAAAATTTTGAGCTTATCTGTTCTCCCTGTTTATCTGATAATAAATAAGATCCGCAAGATAGCCTTTTCTCTCTACACCATTGCTAATAGTCTTTAGATAGGACATTCCAGCCTTCTCCATGACACGACCTGAAGCTGGATTGAGACTGGCATATCGAGCTCTAACTTTTTGAAAACCTACTTGAGTAAAACAGAAGTCCAAGACATCTTTCAAGGCCTCCGTCATGATACCATGACCCCAGTATTTCTTGCCTAGCACATAGCCAATTTCACAAGAAGAATCGTTCTCATCTATTGCAACGATGCTGATATCTCCTATCACCTGCTCTGGCTTTTCTTTGAGACAAATGGCCCATTTGTAATAGTTGGGATTAGTATAGGAAGCAACCCAGTTACGAATCGAATTTCGAGTCACATCGACATCAGAATGGGGATCCCAAGTAACGTAGGTTAGATTCTCAGCAGACGAAGCCCAATTTTGAAACATGGCTTCTGCATCACTTTCCACAAATCTTCTCAAAATTAAACGGTCTGTCTGTAATGTTTGTGTACCGATTGCTTTCATGATACCACCTCACTTTCTGATAGATGATTCTCTGCCCAATCTCCATTGAAACTTATTTTACTTTTGAATTTCAAGGTAATACGCTAAAAAGGTCCACTGGACCTTCCTCGCTCACTTGTTTCCATGCTCGGGGTAAAAGGACTAAACTCAGCAACAGCTAGAAAACAAGTTTTTCATCTAGTTCCTTGACGCAGTCGCTGTCTGGTTCGAAATGCGCTCTAGCAAGCTTTTTCAAACCTAGTCATCGTTGCGGGAGTGAGACGACGAAATCGAACTCTGTGAGTTACCGAACCTACCTCTCTCACTTGTTTCCATGCTCGGGGTAAAAGGACTAAACTCAGCAACAGCTAGAAAACAAGTTTTTCATCTAGTTCCTTGACGCAGTCGCTGTCTGGTTCGAAATGCGCTCTAGCAAGCTTTTTCAAACCTAGTCATCGTTGCGGGGGTGAGACTACGAAATCGAACTCTTCGAGTTACCGATTTCTGTCTCACTCCCAAAAGTCATCAAATACGGTGATTGGTAGGTGGCGTTTGTGTTGGCCTTTGTGCCACCAGTTTTCAATAGTCGCTTGAGCTTCTGGGCTGATTGTTTTGCCTTCTAGGTAGTCGTCAATCTCTTCATAAGTGACTCCGAGGGCTACTTCGTCAGCTAGGCCTGGTTTGTCTTCTTCTAGGTCTGCCGTTGGGATTTTTTCATAAAGGGCTGGGTCTGCACCAAGTTCCTTCAAGAGTTGTTTTCCTTGACGCTTATTGAGGCGATAAAGAGGGAGAATATCCGCACCACCGTCACCAAACTTGGTAAAGAAACCTGTGATATTTTCCGCAGCATGATCTGTACCAATGACCGCTCCACTATGGGCACCTGCAAGGGCATACTGAGCAATCATACGACAACGAGCCTTGATATTTCCCTTGTTGAAGTCTGAAACAGGGCTTCCTGTCGCTTCAACAGCAACTGTCATAGCGTCAGCTGATTCCTTAATATTGACGACTAAACTGACATCTGGCTGGATGAAGGCTAGGGCTTTTTGAGCATCTGCTTCATCGGCTTGCACTCCATAAGGCAGTCGGACAGCGATAAATTTGTAGCTGTCATCACCCGTTTCTGCTCGCAGTTCTTCCATGGCTAGTTGGGCCAATCGACCTGCCAAGGTCGAGTCTTGTCCCCCAGAAATCCCTAGTACAAAAGTTTTTAGGAAGGGATGTTTTTTCAGATATCTTTTTAAAAAATCAATGGAACGACGGATTTCTTCCTGGGCATCAATCACTGGTTTGACACCCAATTCTTGGATAATCGTTTCTTGCAAACTCATTCTTCTTCTCCTTCACCAAGGGCTTCCTTTCGCATCTTATCAATCAAGTCCATCTTGTCTTGCCATACATCACGCGCCAAATCCACAGGATAATGCTGCGGATTGAGCACGCGCTTGTACTCATCCCACAACTTGTCAAATTCCTTACGAGCATAGTCCTGAATCTCAGTCAAGCTAGGCAGGTTGTAAATCAATTTCCCGTCTTTGAAGATATCCACCAAGAGAGGCACGGCATCAAAATTACGAACCGTCTTCTTGATGTAGGTATAGGTCGGATGGAACATCTTGATTTCTGTCATGCTGGCAACATCTACTCCGTCATAAGTGATGTAATCACCTTCTGACTTGCCTTTTTCACGACTGGTAATGCGCCACACCTGCTTCTTACCTGGCGTAGATACTTTTTCAGCATTATTAGACAGCTTAATGGTATTGCGCATATTCCCATTTTCATCTTCGATGGCAACAATCTTGTAAACCGCACCAAGAGCTGGCTGGTCATAGGCTGTAATCAGCTTAGTTCCCACACCCCAGACATCAATCTTGGCCTTTTGCATCTTGAGGTTGAGGATAGTATTTTCATCTAGATTATTAGAAGCATAAATCTTAGCCTCTGTAAATCCAGCCTCGTCCAGTTGCTGACGGACTTTCTTAGAAATGTAGGCAATATCCCCAGAGTCAATCCGCACACCCATAAAGTTAATCTGGTCACCCAGCTCACGCGCCACCTGAATGGCCGCTGGTACACCGATACGAAGAG
This portion of the Streptococcus mitis B6 genome encodes:
- a CDS encoding Rpn family recombination-promoting nuclease/putative transposase codes for the protein MILRHPGISPTNDLVAKKIFSNPEITCQFIRDMLDLPAKNVTILEGSNIHVLPSLPYSAQDFYTSIDVLAELDNGTQVIIEIQVHHQNFFINRLWAYLCSQVNQNLEKIRQQEGDTHQSYKHIAPVYAIAIVDSNYFSDDLAFHSFSMREDTTGEVLTITNNGQENHLVKMAFLELKKYKETSKDSVRKPWLEFFGNKPFTQQPERAISQADQLLDYKSWSEEDRKMFSQLRMREEQALLAQDYALETAREEGIEQGLERGKLFAFLDMVRQGLLTSEVASEQLGMTVAEFEALL
- a CDS encoding GNAT family N-acetyltransferase translates to MKAIGTQTLQTDRLILRRFVESDAEAMFQNWASSAENLTYVTWDPHSDVDVTRNSIRNWVASYTNPNYYKWAICLKEKPEQVIGDISIVAIDENDSSCEIGYVLGKKYWGHGIMTEALKDVLDFCFTQVGFQKVRARYASLNPASGRVMEKAGMSYLKTISNGVERKGYLADLIYYQINRENR
- the nadE gene encoding ammonia-dependent NAD(+) synthetase; its protein translation is MSLQETIIQELGVKPVIDAQEEIRRSIDFLKRYLKKHPFLKTFVLGISGGQDSTLAGRLAQLAMEELRAETGDDSYKFIAVRLPYGVQADEADAQKALAFIQPDVSLVVNIKESADAMTVAVEATGSPVSDFNKGNIKARCRMIAQYALAGAHSGAVIGTDHAAENITGFFTKFGDGGADILPLYRLNKRQGKQLLKELGADPALYEKIPTADLEEDKPGLADEVALGVTYEEIDDYLEGKTISPEAQATIENWWHKGQHKRHLPITVFDDFWE
- a CDS encoding nicotinate phosphoribosyltransferase, which encodes MYPDDSLTLHTDLYQINMMQVYFDQGIHNKKAVFEVYFRQQPFKNGYAVFAGLERIVNYLEGLRFSDSDIAYLESLGYHGAFLDYLRNFQLELTVRSAQEGDLVFANEPIVQVEGPLAQCQLVETALLNIVNYQTLVATKAARIRSVIEDEPLMEFGTRRAQEMDAAIWGTRAAVIGGANGTSNVRAGKLFNIPVLGTHAHSLVQVYGNDYEAFKAYAATHKNCVFLVDTYDTLRIGVPAAIQVARELGDQINFMGVRIDSGDIAYISKKVRQQLDEAGFTEAKIYASNNLDENTILNLKMQKAKIDVWGVGTKLITAYDQPALGAVYKIVAIEDENGNMRNTIKLSNNAEKVSTPGKKQVWRITSREKGKSEGDYITYDGVDVASMTEIKMFHPTYTYIKKTVRNFDAVPLLVDIFKDGKLIYNLPSLTEIQDYARKEFDKLWDEYKRVLNPQHYPVDLARDVWQDKMDLIDKMRKEALGEGEEE